Within the Medicago truncatula cultivar Jemalong A17 chromosome 4, MtrunA17r5.0-ANR, whole genome shotgun sequence genome, the region acacaaaattcaaaattttgaagtcTGCTGCAACTGCATTTTTCGATGCTGAATAACACACATATTCAATCTTCAACTTCAACATTGAGCAcaagatgaatttttttactaCTTCCTCCCTCCGGTTCCTTTAatagttttattatttataagaaaagtCATTAACTTTTAAGGTATATTTATTGCATAAAAGATTTTTCTATCCTTCATTTAATGTTTGTCTTTTATTATTAGTGGATATAAAATAGTTAtctataaaaacattaaaaaagttgcaacaatcaataattatatttagttttttctctcaaaaaataattaaatttaattttgatgatgtaccaaaaaataaataaattagttttgatgattttttgtttttctttttgtgttaAGAATCGGAGGAAGTACAACAAATGATttaacaaaaggcaagtaacaaTACAATTAAACTCtcctaaaaaaatacaattaaactCAGGTTAGTTTATCAAAAGTATTTTAAACATTAGTAAATAACAAGTTAGAGAAACAATTGTTAGCCTTAAACTTGACAACCAATTTTATAGGCCAACAAATTGCTTTTCTGATTTGAAGTGAATTTTATTATTGAgtaaattgatattttggttTTTGGACTCTGCATCTTGTTGTCTCAAAGGTCTATGACacataattaaatacaaaataattcTTGAATGTGCAGTTTCGTTAACAGTTTAGTTCTTGACGTTAAAAACTTCTGTTAACTAACGAGGTGGCATGCATGAGGTGTTACATGGACTAAAGTGAAAGTAAAATGGTCCCTTTGGTTCCTGAATCGATAATCAATATCCCAAAATTGAATATCAAATCCCTAAATCCCGAATTTAATATCTAAATCtcgtataattttttcttttgttcaatttttttttttttttttttttgtagttattAATTCTCTAGATTGTATTGAATTTTAATGCTTATAACAAATCACCACATTTTACTCCTCCATTCCAAAGAATATAATCTTTCCCTCATTCTACAATGTAAGTGCACTCAAGCTGATTAGTATGTTTGTACGTGCATGCTTGATAAATGtgttttactaaaaaataaGATATGGTTGAACCTATTTTCGATAGTACTTCTACATGCATGTTTGATAAATATGTTCTAATAAAAAGTAAGATATGATAAAGAACAAATTAAGAATGGGTagtaccaaaaaaaatgatgGCTGTTCTTCTACCAACCCTCACATATGCCTAAGTTTTTTGGGATACTTTTGCATTTACAAAGAAcagtctttttttttgaaataaaagcaGGGCCATCACATGGCCCTTCGAGACTGGGCTATGCCACTGATCCTCAAACTTTTTGGGAcccaaaatacttttttttttttttttttttttttttttttttttttttacgtgtaAGACATTAAAataagactattactttttcaccctatgtctttcctcgtgcaccctatttttttccaattttatccCTGATCTGGATTTCGTTTTCCGGATGGTATTGTTtgaattttgcagatgtttccggatttgaaaatttgaaataatgttttaccagaagtttttcaattttaatcttcaaaattcgtaaaataaaatgcaaataaaataaaaaatagaaataaaaagacacaaacataaaaacaactcattttattaatatatgaacaatacattacaataattttcaagctttttaagcttattacataagatcctaaatctatttctaatatCCTATGAGCctaattctaatctcctaagagcctaaCCATTGGTATGTGATGGGACATACCAGTGGTTTGCCTATTGGAGGAAAACCGGAGGAGGAGGGAAGAGGAGGgcgggaagaagaaaacaatgcccCTGAGGGAGATGGGCggtgctcaaacttacgccAAGACAGGCCAagctaagaaccacactgacccTCAGATGAACCGCACTTCGTAGCAGCGCGGTTCCATCctcattgaccgttcatacaaaccctaaaaaatttcaacgagacccttatctatgaaaggccaacaATGGAAAACCATGGTgttagaaggaagaagaggaggagagggtgggagaggatggtgtgagaaatggtggggtttggaaggctatttatagggaggggtgggtcaaaaacggctgggaggccataaatgcagtcaaaaaacgTGTTTTACCACGTTTTTTTTACTTGACCAACGACAAAAGCGAGAGGTGCAGACCACCGGCCATGACTAATGCATTCCGGAAAGCACATCTGtttttcgaaatatattttccGAATTAATGCGATAATGGTGGTGAACGAGGGAAAAGTTGGCACTTCCTATAGGGCTAaggacattccggaatgtaaaaTCCGGAAAGGTTTAGAGCCACTAATGTGGGTTTGGACGATTACAACAACcactaacacgttttcattgactGTATTAATGACCTAGAACTTGTTTTAGCCTATAAATAggcttccatcttcaacaaatacctacattcttcacttcacctctttttttacattttcttcaaatgttttttttagttttttaggggtgtcgatggtgtcatggtcattgttgaccgttcataggAACCCTACAATTGCAATGCATTGCAGCTTGTGTGTggttcatataacggtcaacagagacccttgacatcaaagaaagacacaaaaaattacataacatcTGGTCCGGATTTCTGTTTCTGGAAATCACTAACAATCTGATTCAGATTATACAATCCGaacaaagggtattttggtcaaaatcatagggcgcgcgagaaggctgtagggtgggaaaagtaatagtcgtaaaataatggttatataCATTGAAAGTGAATAATTTCCAATTTGTTCACAATGCTTCAGTTACATGGTTAGTCTATTATGATGTGTTCAAGTCCCATTGAAGTgtgtattttaataatttataaatgacttatttttattttttgagcctaaattcaatttttttttacatcaaacaGGGCTCATGAATTTGTTAAGACGCcctcaataaaagaaaaattttggAGGAAGATGACTcccaaatattaattattttgttgtcaATTTGACCTTTTCTAAATAACAATTGCTATTTTCAAAGTTGGACAATATGGGAAGATCTTCTCCAATCATGCATGCAATGCATTGtcatttttagggttaatacttgggtgacattgtAGTTGttaatattgataatattgGCGAACCATAATGTCAcaagtgtacaaaaaaaaaaaaaaaatcttgtaaaagagaaagaagaaagtcACTTGTAACATTGTAGTTGATCAATATCATCAATGTCAACAAAAGTGTTACTACCCCTAATTTTTAGAGAGCAAGCCACATCCGTGGCCGGTCCCTATGCTGAATTGAAGTCCTTTTTACATTAATTAAGCAGATATATTGGTACAACAGTTGCATAATGATACAAGAAAGAGTGGATTAAGCCAAAATAATTACACACTATGCATCACTAGAACACGGCATTTGAAATATTGATTCAAACTTCAGACTTGTCTTTATCCTATAGCTAGCCAAATGCAGAAAGATTTGTATTATTCAGTCACACTCAGACTTGTCTTTATTCCTCTTTTGATCAAATCATATATTACTTCGCTACAATCCATAACACTCCACTCCACATATATTACAAATATGTGactaattatataaaaatatttttttatttacattacatccataaaaaatgaagaacgGGTAGAATGTCTGAAGTGTTGATCTGGGAGTTGTTCTGCCACCAATAGGTAGAAAAGTCCCATTACACCATTGTGTTCTTGGCTATTGTTGTAGATAGAGACTAAAGTTAAAGTTTCACCATCAATAATCTTGATAGAACCTGGTTTAGGATAACATGTGGACATTCCTACAATGTAGCCTGTCTCATTTCCAGCTTCGTTTCCATTTCCATATCTTGGTATTGAAGAGCATATAACCCTCTCATCCTGAAAACATAAtccataaattttaataaaatgacacTAATGACAATTTTGAGATTAACCCCAAGAAAATTCGAAATATGTTTATTGAGGTTGCAAGGTCAAACTATCACGCTACACCAAGTATTTAAGAATAAAAGTAAGCTGTATGTAACTATTGGAAATTACCTGTCCATATAGGGTGGATCCGATTCCACCCGAATGTTGATGTGCAACACCATAGATCACATAACCACCAGTTTGAAATGGGAGACTTATCCTCTTCACATGAACACAACCATTTCCATCCTTATGGTTTGTGGTGCATGATTCAACTTGATACTCAACCTGAAACAAAGAAATCCATATTGCTTTACTATATAATACCCAACATTGGATTAGTGTTACATTTCAGAGTTAAATCGAGATTGAGACAAACAAACTACAAATTTGGATTCCTTGCAATCTCGAGACTCTACATTCACGCAATCGACATAGACTGTTGGTTCAAGATCGGACGGTCCTAGATTTCAATCTAGGTATTTtggattttaataaaaaaaaaaaaaatcaaaatttgtatattttgtgAACTGACTGATCTTGATCTAACATTTATTGTGCATCGACTGCGTGtttcttgatgaatttgtttacCTTGCAATCATGTTCTGAGTTCATTCCTTTTGAATTATCTGATAGTTTCAAAGTATCAGTAACATCAAGTATATATATCTTAGCAGGCACTATAAAATCATCCCAATCAACCCATTTAACAGTGTATCTTAAGTAGAGGCTTCTCTTTGGACGCTCAAAACCTTCCTTCAACTTGCACTGTTTAGAGTCATAACAACATAAGAAACCTCCTTTATAATCTGACCTTATTGACCTTCCATATTCATCAACTGTAACATTATAAAGCTCACACTTGCACTCAGTACACCCTAACTTATCCTCCACGCCGCGCGTATCAATGGCATGAACGTTTAGCATCCATATCTCCTCATACCCTTCTGGAATCTCTGCAGGATTACCTATCTCTATACCAAAAGGATCCGGAATATCAGTCGCCGTCCCTCGTGTTTCAGATCCAAGCCCAAAGTATTGTTTATTTATACTTTC harbors:
- the LOC25493377 gene encoding uncharacterized protein, yielding MWCVPRDFVFSLAILVLLFGTVPCLGSFVKTENKIKSAVFLSPKFELGPGSVINKYYYDIDFPRGHVAIKSFHAEVVDEDGNPIPLHETYLHHWVVERYHQSKHVTHTRNDGQKMPENSDNIMVRNSGICQESINKQYFGLGSETRGTATDIPDPFGIEIGNPAEIPEGYEEIWMLNVHAIDTRGVEDKLGCTECKCELYNVTVDEYGRSIRSDYKGGFLCCYDSKQCKLKEGFERPKRSLYLRYTVKWVDWDDFIVPAKIYILDVTDTLKLSDNSKGMNSEHDCKVEYQVESCTTNHKDGNGCVHVKRISLPFQTGGYVIYGVAHQHSGGIGSTLYGQDERVICSSIPRYGNGNEAGNETGYIVGMSTCYPKPGSIKIIDGETLTLVSIYNNSQEHNGVMGLFYLLVAEQLPDQHFRHSTRSSFFMDVM